A genomic stretch from Serratia entomophila includes:
- the menB gene encoding 1,4-dihydroxy-2-naphthoyl-CoA synthase, which yields MLYPNEEQLYAAIDWQDCSGDFEDILYHKSTDGIAKITINRPQVRNAFRPHTVKEMIEALSNARYDDGIGTIILTGAGDKAFCSGGDQKVRGDYGGYRDDSGVHHLNVLDFQRQIRTCPKPVVAMVAGYSIGGGHVLHMMCDLTIAADNAVFGQTGPKVGSFDGGWGASYMARIVGQKKAREIWFLCRQYDAAAALDMGLVNTVVPLAELEKETVRWCREMLQNSPMALRCLKAALNADCDGQAGLQELAGNATMLFYMTDEGQEGRNAFNEKRQPDFSKFKRNP from the coding sequence ATGCTCTATCCAAATGAAGAACAGCTGTACGCCGCCATTGATTGGCAGGATTGTTCCGGCGATTTTGAAGATATCCTGTATCACAAGTCTACCGACGGCATTGCCAAAATCACCATCAACCGGCCACAGGTGCGCAACGCGTTTCGCCCGCATACGGTAAAAGAGATGATCGAGGCGCTGTCCAACGCCCGTTATGACGACGGCATCGGCACTATTATTCTCACCGGCGCCGGCGATAAGGCGTTTTGCTCCGGCGGCGATCAGAAAGTGCGCGGTGACTACGGCGGCTACCGCGACGACAGCGGCGTGCACCACCTGAACGTGCTCGATTTCCAGCGCCAGATCCGCACCTGCCCGAAGCCGGTGGTGGCGATGGTGGCCGGTTATTCGATCGGCGGCGGCCACGTGCTGCACATGATGTGCGATCTGACCATTGCGGCGGACAACGCCGTTTTCGGCCAAACCGGGCCTAAGGTCGGCTCTTTTGACGGCGGCTGGGGCGCGTCCTATATGGCGCGCATCGTCGGGCAGAAGAAGGCGCGCGAGATCTGGTTCCTGTGCCGCCAGTATGACGCCGCCGCCGCGCTGGATATGGGGCTGGTCAACACCGTGGTGCCGCTGGCCGAGTTGGAAAAAGAAACCGTGCGCTGGTGCCGCGAAATGCTGCAGAACAGCCCGATGGCGCTGCGCTGCCTGAAAGCGGCGCTGAACGCCGACTGCGACGGCCAGGCCGGGCTGCAGGAACTGGCGGGCAACGCCACCATGCTGTTCTATATGACCGATGAAGGCCAGGAAGGGCGCAATGCATTCAATGAAAAGCGCCAGCCGGACTTCAGCAAATTCAAGCGAAACCCGTAA
- the menH gene encoding 2-succinyl-6-hydroxy-2,4-cyclohexadiene-1-carboxylate synthase: MMLATRVLQRGEGDRPWLIWLHGLLGNNNEWRVIASRCPEWPSLAIDLPGHGDSVAVACSGFDDISAQISAALQLRNIERYWLVGYSLGGRIAMYHACYGQHEGLQGVIVEGGNPGLTDEALRGQRREQDAVWAERFRHQPIAEVLADWYRLPVFAELSQVHRQALIAARADNSGPAVADMLEATSLGRQPYLAPQLRQLAVPLLVLCGANDPKFQRLARDAGLRLRIVPQAGHNAHLANPQAFVAELQNFLVNPG; this comes from the coding sequence ATGATGCTGGCAACACGCGTTTTACAACGGGGTGAAGGGGATCGCCCATGGCTTATCTGGCTGCACGGCCTGTTGGGCAACAACAATGAATGGCGGGTGATCGCCTCGCGTTGCCCGGAATGGCCGTCGCTGGCCATCGATCTGCCGGGCCATGGCGACTCGGTGGCGGTGGCGTGCAGCGGCTTCGACGACATCAGCGCGCAAATCAGCGCCGCGCTGCAGCTGCGCAATATCGAACGTTATTGGCTGGTGGGCTACTCGCTCGGCGGGCGCATCGCCATGTATCACGCCTGCTACGGCCAGCATGAGGGGCTGCAGGGGGTGATTGTCGAGGGCGGCAATCCGGGGCTGACCGACGAAGCGCTGCGCGGCCAACGCCGTGAACAGGATGCCGTTTGGGCCGAGCGCTTCCGCCATCAGCCGATTGCCGAGGTGTTGGCGGACTGGTACCGGCTGCCGGTGTTCGCCGAACTCAGCCAGGTGCATCGTCAGGCGCTGATCGCCGCGCGCGCCGACAATAGCGGCCCGGCGGTGGCCGACATGCTGGAGGCCACTTCGCTGGGCCGCCAGCCGTATTTGGCGCCGCAGCTGCGGCAGCTGGCGGTGCCGCTGCTGGTGTTGTGCGGGGCCAATGACCCCAAATTTCAACGGCTGGCGCGCGACGCCGGATTGAGGTTGCGCATTGTGCCGCAGGCCGGGCATAACGCGCACCTGGCCAACCCGCAGGCGTTCGTCGCCGAGCTGCAGAATTTTCTCGTTAACCCAGGTTAA
- the menD gene encoding 2-succinyl-5-enolpyruvyl-6-hydroxy-3-cyclohexene-1-carboxylic-acid synthase, producing MSTNVFNRRWAVLLLEALSRHGVRHVCIAPGSRSTPLTLAAAANRSFICHTHFDERGLGHLALGLAKAAREPVAVIVTSGTAAANLYPSLIEAGLTGERLVFLTADRPPELIDCGANQAIRQHGLYASHPTLHIDLPRPTPDIPASWLASAVDSAMARLRHGALHINCPFAEPLYGGDEQGYADWSAALGDWWQDNRPWLREEDAHLAHSQADWFFWRQKRGVVVAGRMSTEAGAKLAEWAAMLGWPLIGDVQSQTGQPLPCADLWLAQPQAQRILQDAQLVLQFGGSLTGKRLLQWQERCRPEEYWLIDALPGRLDPAQHRGRRIRAEVAQWLALHPAQPRAPWAGELARLADDALDAASAHLVNRFGEAQLAHRLPELLPENGQLFLGNSLVVRLVDALTQLPAGYPVYGNRGASGIDGLISTAAGVQRATARPTLAVVGDLSALYDINALALLRQCSAPTVLLVVNNNGGQIFSLLPTPEADRQRFYCMPQDVEFSHAAAMFRLNYARPENWGQLQQAVEQGWRHGGATLIELQVPPGDGAACLQHLVQQMAVQ from the coding sequence ATGTCGACAAATGTTTTTAATCGCCGATGGGCGGTGTTGCTGTTGGAAGCGTTGTCCCGCCATGGGGTGCGGCATGTCTGTATCGCTCCGGGCTCGCGCTCCACGCCGTTGACGCTGGCTGCGGCAGCCAACAGGTCTTTTATCTGCCATACCCATTTTGATGAGCGCGGGCTGGGCCACCTGGCGCTCGGCCTGGCGAAGGCGGCGCGCGAGCCGGTGGCGGTGATCGTCACCTCCGGCACCGCTGCGGCGAATCTCTATCCCTCGCTGATCGAGGCCGGGCTGACCGGTGAACGGCTGGTGTTCCTCACCGCCGATCGGCCGCCGGAACTGATCGACTGCGGCGCCAATCAGGCCATTCGCCAGCATGGCCTCTATGCCAGCCACCCCACATTGCATATCGACCTGCCGCGCCCGACGCCGGACATCCCGGCCAGTTGGCTGGCATCCGCCGTCGACAGCGCTATGGCGCGCCTGCGGCACGGCGCGCTACACATCAATTGTCCGTTTGCCGAACCGCTGTACGGCGGTGATGAACAGGGTTATGCCGATTGGTCTGCGGCGTTGGGCGACTGGTGGCAGGACAACCGCCCGTGGCTGCGGGAGGAAGATGCGCACCTGGCGCATTCGCAGGCGGACTGGTTTTTCTGGCGGCAAAAGCGCGGTGTGGTGGTGGCCGGGCGCATGAGCACCGAAGCGGGCGCGAAGCTGGCCGAGTGGGCCGCGATGCTCGGCTGGCCGCTGATCGGCGACGTGCAGTCGCAGACCGGGCAGCCGCTGCCCTGTGCCGATCTCTGGCTGGCCCAGCCGCAGGCGCAACGCATTTTGCAGGACGCGCAGCTGGTGCTGCAGTTCGGCGGCAGCCTGACCGGCAAGCGCCTGCTGCAGTGGCAGGAGCGGTGCCGCCCCGAAGAATACTGGTTGATCGACGCGCTGCCTGGCCGGCTCGATCCGGCCCAGCATCGGGGGCGACGCATTCGCGCCGAGGTGGCGCAGTGGCTGGCGCTGCATCCGGCGCAGCCGCGCGCTCCCTGGGCCGGTGAGCTGGCGCGGCTGGCCGATGATGCGCTGGATGCGGCGTCGGCTCACCTGGTCAACCGCTTCGGCGAGGCGCAGCTGGCGCATCGGTTGCCGGAGCTGTTGCCGGAAAACGGCCAGCTGTTTCTCGGCAACAGTCTGGTGGTGCGGCTGGTCGATGCGCTGACCCAACTGCCGGCCGGCTACCCGGTCTACGGTAATCGCGGCGCCAGCGGCATCGATGGCCTGATTTCCACCGCCGCCGGCGTGCAGCGCGCCACCGCCAGACCGACGCTGGCGGTGGTGGGTGACCTTTCCGCGCTGTACGACATCAACGCGCTGGCGCTGCTGCGGCAGTGTTCGGCGCCAACGGTGCTGCTGGTGGTCAATAACAACGGCGGCCAAATCTTCTCGTTGCTGCCGACGCCGGAGGCCGATCGTCAGCGTTTCTACTGCATGCCGCAGGACGTGGAGTTCAGCCACGCGGCGGCGATGTTCCGGCTGAACTACGCGCGGCCGGAGAATTGGGGCCAGCTGCAGCAGGCGGTTGAGCAAGGCTGGCGCCACGGCGGCGCGACGCTAATCGAGCTGCAGGTGCCCCCCGGCGATGGGGCCGCATGCCTGCAACACCTGGTGCAACAGATGGCGGTGCAATGA